The Arachis duranensis cultivar V14167 chromosome 2, aradu.V14167.gnm2.J7QH, whole genome shotgun sequence genome has a window encoding:
- the LOC107473627 gene encoding uncharacterized mitochondrial protein AtMg00810-like produces the protein MSEASPMPTPMISSLQLLSTGSECFEDPKLFRSVVGTLQYVTITRPDLRFAVQKVSQFMHSPLLAHWKAVKRILRYLQGTKDHGLLLHKCRDYRLYGFSDSDWAADLEDRRKQPTISKTSTEAEFQSLAS, from the exons ATGAGTGAGGCTTCTCCTATGCCAACTCCTATGATCTCATCCTTACAATTATTGTCTACTGGATCAGAATGTTTTGAGGATCCCAAACTCTTCAGGTCAGTTGTAGGAACTCTACAATATGTTACTATAACTCGACCGGACCTAAGGTTTGCTGTTCAAAAGGTCTCTCAGTTTATGCACAGTCCTCTTTTGGCTCACTGGAAGGCTGTGAAGAGGATACTCAGGTACCTACAAGGGACAAAAGACCATGGTTTACTTCTACATAAGTGCAGGGATTACAGGTTGTATGGTTTTTCTGATTCAGATTGGGCAGCAGATTTAGAAGATAGGAG GAAGCAACCAACTATAAGCAAGACATCTACTGAGGCAGAATTTCAAAGCCTAGCATCGTGA